A single Alcanivorax borkumensis SK2 DNA region contains:
- a CDS encoding thrombospondin type 3 repeat-containing protein produces MKVLLSIMIAATLGMGLAGCEADGDSDSSGGGGNAVGNIADQDADGVPDSVDNCPANSNAMQEDLDGDGIGDVCDDDRDGDGVDNDADNCPLLANDSQEDADGDGVGDACDMDNDQDKDGTDDGVDNCPATFNPEQGDVDGDGKGDVCDDDSDGDGVDDANDNCAFTANNDQADTDTDGVGDVCEDDRDGDTVLDDVDNCLSLPNTDQSDIDLDTVGDVCDEDRDGDGVDNDGTDSSDNCPDTANNDQLDLDGDGIGNVCDDDFDGEVDLTDTDGDGVIDSEDNCPEIANEDQADDDGDGIGNVCDDNGFTCSADSTFKQLTSADYTAEGDSLGGLFEFGVCLGCSVENADSVIDGSNASYAQVNLGLALGGLLSNTRHSGAYVAVDAKDPANDISETIVGFVVSDPAASLVSLELLGDFVSILFINDGEIVHEVKRIEAHLLGLSLLGLGANTDQRFIAALAPSDVSFDSIQLNYGGVLNLNKTLRVHDVCVGSPSF; encoded by the coding sequence ATGAAAGTTTTATTAAGCATTATGATAGCGGCCACTCTTGGGATGGGGTTGGCTGGTTGTGAAGCCGATGGCGATAGCGATAGCAGTGGCGGAGGTGGTAACGCAGTAGGTAATATTGCGGACCAAGATGCTGATGGCGTGCCTGATAGCGTGGATAATTGCCCCGCAAACTCAAATGCCATGCAGGAAGATCTCGATGGCGATGGCATCGGCGATGTTTGCGACGATGATCGTGACGGTGATGGCGTAGATAATGATGCCGACAACTGCCCGCTGCTAGCGAATGATTCTCAGGAAGACGCTGATGGTGATGGTGTTGGTGACGCCTGTGATATGGATAACGATCAGGACAAAGACGGCACCGATGACGGCGTAGATAATTGCCCAGCGACCTTCAACCCAGAACAGGGTGATGTGGATGGCGACGGCAAAGGCGACGTTTGTGACGACGACTCAGATGGCGATGGCGTTGATGATGCCAACGACAACTGTGCATTCACCGCTAACAACGACCAAGCTGATACAGATACAGATGGTGTTGGCGATGTGTGCGAAGACGATCGTGATGGCGACACCGTGTTAGATGATGTCGATAACTGCTTGAGCCTGCCTAACACTGACCAGTCTGATATTGACCTGGATACTGTTGGCGATGTATGCGATGAAGATCGTGATGGTGATGGCGTCGATAACGATGGCACCGATAGCAGCGATAACTGTCCTGATACTGCCAATAACGACCAGCTTGACCTAGATGGCGACGGTATTGGTAATGTTTGTGACGATGACTTTGATGGTGAAGTCGATCTGACCGACACCGATGGTGATGGCGTCATTGACAGCGAAGACAACTGCCCAGAAATTGCTAACGAAGATCAAGCAGACGACGATGGCGATGGCATCGGTAATGTTTGTGACGACAACGGCTTCACCTGTTCAGCTGACAGCACTTTTAAGCAGTTGACCAGCGCTGATTACACGGCAGAAGGCGACTCCTTGGGCGGTTTGTTTGAGTTTGGTGTTTGCTTGGGCTGTTCTGTGGAAAATGCCGACTCTGTGATTGATGGAAGTAATGCCTCTTATGCACAGGTTAACTTGGGCCTGGCATTAGGTGGATTGCTTAGCAACACCAGACACAGTGGCGCGTATGTAGCGGTTGATGCCAAGGATCCAGCTAACGACATTTCAGAAACCATTGTTGGGTTTGTAGTTAGCGATCCGGCTGCTTCATTGGTGAGCTTGGAACTGCTAGGCGACTTCGTTTCCATTCTGTTTATTAATGACGGCGAAATCGTGCATGAAGTTAAAAGAATTGAAGCGCATTTGCTGGGTCTAAGCTTGCTAGGCTTGGGTGCTAACACAGATCAGCGCTTTATTGCTGCACTAGCGCCTAGCGACGTGTCTTTTGACTCCATCCAGTTGAACTATGGTGGTGTTTTGAATCTCAATAAAACCTTGCGTGTTCATGACGTGTGTGTTGGTTCGCCTTCATTCTAG
- a CDS encoding OmpA family protein yields MKGSLHTSLLVAGVALATQGYAADETATKQYLAPMVHYLELDEDRDLSSKGLGAGLIYGRQLSDHWWWETEGAGYGLDSGVAGAADYYQYTVSTGLAYAFGDREEEFTPFVLAQVGGIYNDVVPDDDDGVDFHANVGLGAVTGPMFDNGLKMRAEARYMYDDFDGITGTISEDEGGFNDWRFSLGLEMPLGRTKTVEVEKIVYETREVEKIVEVSAPDSDGDGIPDDRDQCPNTIQGGKVDGEGCLLTNQTITFNNIGFELDSANITASSRPILDRLVKALKSQTNFDVEIAGHTDSSGSAEYNEGLSDRRAKAVRQYLIDQGISSERLTARGYGEVVPVASNETASGRAMNRRVEFRVSEQ; encoded by the coding sequence GTGAAAGGAAGCCTACATACTTCACTATTAGTGGCAGGTGTCGCATTAGCGACGCAAGGTTATGCAGCAGACGAAACGGCGACAAAGCAATATCTTGCGCCGATGGTGCATTACCTTGAGCTTGATGAAGACAGGGATTTGTCCAGCAAGGGGTTGGGAGCGGGCTTGATTTATGGCCGTCAGCTGTCCGACCACTGGTGGTGGGAAACTGAGGGCGCGGGCTACGGCTTGGATTCAGGGGTGGCAGGCGCTGCTGATTACTATCAGTACACAGTAAGCACCGGCTTAGCCTACGCTTTTGGCGATCGCGAAGAAGAGTTTACCCCGTTCGTACTGGCTCAGGTCGGTGGCATCTATAATGATGTGGTGCCAGATGACGATGACGGCGTTGATTTTCATGCCAATGTGGGGCTGGGTGCTGTCACCGGTCCGATGTTTGATAACGGCTTGAAAATGCGTGCTGAAGCTCGGTACATGTATGACGATTTCGACGGTATTACGGGCACTATCTCAGAAGATGAGGGCGGTTTTAACGACTGGCGCTTCTCTCTTGGCTTGGAAATGCCCCTCGGTCGCACTAAGACCGTAGAAGTAGAAAAAATCGTCTATGAAACCCGTGAAGTAGAAAAAATCGTTGAAGTTAGTGCGCCAGATAGCGATGGGGACGGAATCCCTGACGATCGCGATCAGTGCCCGAATACGATTCAGGGTGGCAAGGTTGATGGCGAAGGCTGTTTGCTAACCAACCAGACCATTACCTTCAATAACATCGGTTTTGAACTGGATTCTGCCAATATTACAGCGAGCTCCCGTCCGATTTTGGATCGTCTTGTAAAAGCGCTTAAGTCACAGACCAACTTTGATGTTGAAATCGCAGGCCATACCGACTCTAGCGGTAGTGCCGAGTACAATGAAGGTTTATCTGATCGTCGTGCTAAGGCTGTACGCCAGTACTTGATCGATCAGGGTATTAGTTCAGAACGCCTTACCGCTCGTGGGTATGGTGAAGTGGTTCCGGTTGCCAGTAATGAAACTGCATCTGGGCGTGCGATGAACCGTCGTGTTGAATTTCGTGTTAGTGAACAATAG
- a CDS encoding CaiB/BaiF CoA transferase family protein, whose protein sequence is MNIMTGPLHGLTFIELAGIGPGPFCGMMLADMGATVIRIDRPGGNPHSAIGHTVLFRNRQNLAVDLKSPEGIETVLKLCETADGLFEGFRPGVTERLGVGPEQCLARNPKLVYGRMTGWGQTGPLAQAAGHDMNYISLSGALHAMGREGEKPAIPLNLVGDFGGGGMMLAFGMVCAVLEAQRSGKGQVVDSSMVEGSAALMAMFYGLKSQGMFTDNRGTHMLDSGAHFYEVYETADGKYVSIGSIEPQFYAQLCQLAELPPEDFGHQINPPKWPEMKQKLAAIIKQKTRDEWSALMEGTDVCFAPVLSLEEAPSHPHNVARESFVTVNGAAQPAPTPRFSRTAAGKVKPASTAGADSRAVLSQAGFSDSDIDRLIASGAVKQD, encoded by the coding sequence ATGAACATTATGACAGGCCCTCTCCACGGACTGACTTTCATCGAACTGGCCGGCATTGGCCCCGGCCCCTTCTGCGGCATGATGCTGGCCGACATGGGCGCCACCGTCATCCGCATCGACCGTCCCGGCGGCAATCCTCACTCCGCTATTGGCCACACCGTCCTTTTTCGTAATCGCCAAAATCTAGCCGTAGACTTGAAAAGCCCCGAAGGCATCGAAACCGTACTCAAACTATGTGAGACCGCCGATGGCCTGTTCGAAGGCTTCCGCCCCGGTGTCACTGAGCGCCTGGGAGTAGGACCGGAACAATGCCTAGCGCGCAACCCGAAGCTGGTCTACGGCCGCATGACTGGCTGGGGCCAAACCGGCCCCCTGGCCCAGGCCGCCGGCCACGACATGAACTACATCTCCCTGTCCGGCGCCCTGCATGCCATGGGCCGTGAAGGCGAAAAGCCCGCCATCCCGCTCAACTTGGTAGGCGATTTTGGCGGCGGCGGTATGATGCTAGCCTTCGGCATGGTCTGCGCTGTACTGGAAGCACAGCGTAGCGGTAAAGGTCAGGTAGTGGATTCATCCATGGTGGAAGGCTCTGCCGCCCTCATGGCCATGTTCTATGGACTCAAATCCCAGGGCATGTTTACCGACAATCGCGGCACCCACATGCTCGATTCTGGCGCCCATTTCTATGAAGTGTATGAAACCGCCGACGGTAAGTATGTTTCCATCGGCAGTATCGAGCCGCAGTTCTATGCGCAACTATGCCAGCTTGCTGAGCTGCCCCCCGAAGATTTTGGCCACCAGATCAATCCTCCCAAGTGGCCAGAAATGAAACAAAAGCTCGCCGCTATCATCAAGCAAAAGACCCGAGACGAATGGTCCGCCCTCATGGAAGGCACCGATGTGTGTTTTGCGCCGGTACTCAGCCTTGAAGAAGCGCCCTCGCATCCGCATAACGTGGCTAGAGAATCGTTTGTTACCGTCAACGGCGCCGCACAACCGGCACCGACCCCGCGCTTCTCACGCACCGCTGCTGGCAAGGTCAAACCAGCCTCCACCGCTGGGGCCGACAGCCGCGCGGTATTGAGCCAAGCCGGTTTCAGTGACAGTGACATTGACCGCTTGATTGCTAGTGGTGCGGTTAAGCAGGACTGA
- the msrA gene encoding peptide-methionine (S)-S-oxide reductase MsrA, producing the protein MNAVIPGTSLAIRPENFPDPIEDLPVNGTAKAVFAGGCFWCVEAVYLNLEGVNAVVSGYAGGHAAQANYEAVCTGTTGHAEVIEVEYNSAVISFGELLKVFFSVAHDPTHKDRQGNDRGTQYRSAVFYHDNAEKTVATAYIEQLNNAGAFIAPIATTVEPLETFFPAEDYHQNFARRNPTQGYVTHVAKPKVEKLIHAFPDKLKTRTP; encoded by the coding sequence ATGAACGCAGTAATTCCCGGCACATCCCTGGCCATTCGCCCTGAAAACTTCCCTGACCCTATCGAAGATCTGCCCGTCAATGGCACCGCCAAAGCGGTATTCGCTGGCGGCTGCTTCTGGTGTGTTGAAGCGGTCTATCTAAATCTGGAAGGAGTCAATGCGGTGGTATCTGGTTATGCAGGAGGCCATGCGGCTCAGGCCAATTACGAAGCCGTTTGCACCGGTACCACCGGCCATGCGGAAGTCATTGAAGTGGAATACAACAGCGCCGTCATAAGCTTTGGCGAGTTACTGAAAGTGTTTTTTTCTGTGGCCCACGATCCTACCCACAAAGACCGCCAGGGCAACGATCGAGGCACCCAGTATCGCTCCGCGGTTTTTTATCATGATAACGCCGAGAAAACCGTAGCCACGGCCTATATCGAACAGCTAAACAATGCCGGCGCTTTTATTGCGCCCATCGCCACCACCGTGGAGCCTCTGGAAACATTCTTTCCCGCCGAGGACTACCATCAGAATTTCGCCCGCCGAAACCCAACCCAAGGCTACGTTACGCATGTAGCCAAACCCAAAGTAGAAAAGCTGATTCATGCTTTCCCCGACAAACTGAAAACACGAACACCTTAA
- the msrB gene encoding peptide-methionine (R)-S-oxide reductase MsrB codes for MTQALSASGFDLTPLSEEEKQARAQTLTEEERHILLNQGTEPPFCGGLLDNKDAGTYHCKLCDLPLFASDAKFESGTGWPSFYQPYDPEHIRELSDRSHGMLRVEIRCARCDSHQGHVFPDGPPPTGQRYCLNSASLTFKA; via the coding sequence ATGACCCAAGCACTGTCCGCCAGCGGCTTTGATCTGACGCCCCTGAGCGAAGAAGAGAAGCAGGCCCGCGCACAAACGCTGACCGAAGAAGAACGCCATATCTTGCTCAATCAGGGCACGGAACCGCCATTTTGTGGCGGGCTACTGGACAATAAAGACGCCGGCACTTATCACTGCAAGTTGTGTGACCTGCCGCTATTCGCTTCCGATGCTAAGTTCGAATCTGGTACCGGCTGGCCCAGCTTTTACCAACCCTATGATCCAGAACACATCCGTGAACTGAGTGATCGCAGCCACGGCATGCTCCGCGTGGAAATCCGCTGCGCCCGCTGCGACAGCCACCAGGGTCACGTCTTTCCTGACGGCCCACCACCTACTGGCCAGCGCTACTGTCTGAATTCTGCTTCCCTAACATTCAAGGCGTAA
- a CDS encoding transporter produces the protein MSRFAYSAVALSFLAASPVAFAHYEGARPDSHAPISVMGDHTHSKGEWMLSYRYMGMGMSGAKSGSDSLSTDEAFGEIPGMGAMNMKALPYDMTMHMHMLGAMYAPTDNLTLMAMLPYSTNEMTTKTRMTMMGTTTQDEFDTETSGIGDASIGGLYKFYDENGYRLHLNLMLGLPTGSIEEEDYIPMAGQDLQLPYPMQLGSGSYEIRPGLTLNKQYDSWSWGAQVSAKIALDENDQDYKLGSRKYLTAWAAKPLSPWASVSLAAYKSWWTGIHGAAKDLTISPMMNPAADPDVKGGQRLEIGVGLNLLGKNGALKGHRLAMEYKAPVHESLHGPQMETDYTFTVGWQKAFGGK, from the coding sequence ATGTCTCGTTTTGCCTATTCCGCTGTTGCGCTTTCGTTTCTTGCTGCCAGCCCCGTAGCGTTTGCTCATTATGAGGGTGCCCGGCCTGACAGCCATGCGCCGATTTCAGTCATGGGTGACCATACGCATAGTAAGGGCGAGTGGATGCTTTCGTACCGATATATGGGCATGGGAATGAGTGGCGCCAAATCCGGTAGCGACTCTCTCAGCACCGATGAGGCATTCGGGGAAATCCCGGGCATGGGCGCGATGAACATGAAGGCGTTGCCTTATGACATGACGATGCATATGCACATGCTTGGTGCCATGTACGCGCCTACTGATAACCTGACACTCATGGCGATGCTGCCTTATAGCACCAACGAGATGACCACCAAGACCCGCATGACCATGATGGGCACCACCACCCAGGACGAATTTGATACTGAAACTTCCGGAATTGGTGATGCCAGCATTGGTGGCCTTTATAAATTCTATGACGAAAACGGTTATCGCCTGCACCTGAACTTGATGCTGGGCCTGCCCACGGGTTCTATTGAGGAAGAAGATTACATCCCAATGGCGGGTCAGGATTTGCAGCTGCCTTACCCCATGCAACTGGGGTCTGGTAGCTATGAGATTCGCCCAGGCCTTACCCTAAACAAGCAATACGATAGTTGGAGCTGGGGTGCGCAGGTAAGCGCTAAAATTGCCTTGGACGAGAATGATCAGGACTATAAGCTGGGATCGCGTAAGTACTTGACTGCCTGGGCTGCCAAGCCTCTTTCTCCATGGGCGTCGGTGTCACTGGCTGCGTATAAAAGTTGGTGGACCGGCATTCATGGTGCCGCTAAGGACTTGACCATTTCGCCGATGATGAACCCAGCCGCAGACCCGGATGTCAAAGGTGGCCAGCGCCTGGAAATCGGTGTGGGCTTGAATCTGTTGGGTAAAAACGGCGCCTTGAAAGGCCACCGCTTAGCCATGGAGTACAAAGCTCCAGTGCATGAATCTCTGCATGGCCCCCAGATGGAAACGGATTACACTTTCACCGTGGGCTGGCAAAAAGCCTTCGGGGGGAAGTAG
- a CDS encoding AraC family transcriptional regulator, producing the protein MITTLLPASILPGLLEVSLRNQLDVQALFEQVGIDADIVGRSDRFISLSQLDALLYAAFTESDDPLFGLHVGADNHYGNLDLLGNLMATANTLEQGIGMLFRYKDLVVPYLDFALDLEGKSVRVSAISKDPTLRFTATRAHNEVVVATMLSIGRSLLGADMPLTSASFLHGQPLPEELERYGAFFQCPLLFSAGQNAIQFSAELLGSPLPRAYPKYNERLRRSADQVLAGLSRAAGMTGRVVKQLERLLSEHAVSMEAVADALAVTPRTLQRRLQEEGTRFAQLRDQVRHQHACKALRQPRCNMQSLAIELGFSDTANFYHAFKRWQGCAPGQYRKRYSNDSGKEAQKAQTDDSL; encoded by the coding sequence ATGATAACAACATTGTTACCGGCGTCGATTCTGCCGGGGCTTCTTGAAGTCTCGTTACGTAACCAGCTGGATGTGCAGGCCCTGTTTGAACAGGTGGGCATTGATGCCGATATTGTCGGCCGCAGCGACCGATTCATCAGCTTGAGTCAGCTTGATGCGCTGCTCTATGCCGCTTTCACGGAAAGTGATGATCCTCTGTTCGGTTTGCATGTGGGGGCGGATAACCACTATGGCAACTTAGACCTGTTAGGCAACCTAATGGCGACTGCCAATACCCTGGAGCAGGGCATTGGCATGCTATTTCGCTACAAAGATTTGGTGGTTCCCTATCTGGATTTTGCACTCGATTTAGAGGGCAAGAGTGTCCGGGTGTCGGCGATCAGCAAAGATCCCACCCTGCGTTTTACCGCCACGCGGGCACATAACGAAGTGGTTGTGGCAACCATGTTGTCTATAGGGCGCTCACTGCTGGGCGCCGATATGCCGCTAACGAGTGCCAGTTTCTTGCATGGCCAGCCCTTGCCCGAAGAGCTGGAACGTTATGGTGCTTTTTTCCAGTGTCCGCTGCTGTTTTCTGCCGGGCAGAATGCCATCCAGTTTAGCGCCGAACTGCTTGGCTCGCCGTTGCCTCGTGCCTACCCGAAATACAATGAACGCTTACGCCGCTCTGCGGATCAGGTGTTAGCCGGCTTGTCTCGTGCGGCGGGCATGACTGGGCGGGTGGTGAAACAATTGGAACGGCTACTTTCCGAGCATGCGGTGAGTATGGAAGCGGTAGCTGATGCGTTGGCCGTGACACCAAGGACGCTTCAGCGCCGTCTTCAGGAAGAGGGTACACGGTTTGCGCAATTGCGTGATCAGGTCCGTCACCAACACGCCTGTAAAGCCCTGCGCCAACCACGCTGTAATATGCAGAGCCTGGCCATTGAGCTGGGGTTTTCCGATACCGCCAATTTTTACCATGCTTTTAAGCGCTGGCAGGGCTGTGCGCCAGGCCAATACCGTAAGAGATACAGTAACGACAGCGGTAAAGAAGCCCAAAAAGCGCAAACAGATGATTCCCTTTAA
- a CDS encoding SRPBCC domain-containing protein, which yields MLKRYLVDEVTDTRASRKQAFKLFADAENWSSWCSVVRHARLLNGGWRPGALLLFVADLPRLPPAPVVVKVLEYKENERITWGLQLPFARVIHRFTFIDDEQGGCRVHQEEWSEGLMTLLTWPAGKLIHRFDTRFAAEYAAMF from the coding sequence ATGCTAAAACGTTATCTGGTCGACGAAGTCACCGACACCCGCGCTTCGCGCAAACAGGCTTTCAAACTATTTGCTGATGCTGAAAACTGGTCAAGCTGGTGCTCGGTTGTCCGCCACGCTCGGTTACTCAACGGCGGCTGGCGCCCCGGCGCCCTGTTGCTGTTTGTGGCCGACTTGCCTCGCCTGCCCCCCGCGCCTGTGGTAGTGAAGGTGCTGGAGTACAAAGAGAACGAACGCATCACTTGGGGCCTGCAGCTACCTTTTGCCCGCGTCATCCACCGCTTCACTTTTATCGACGACGAACAAGGCGGGTGTCGGGTACACCAGGAAGAATGGAGCGAAGGCCTAATGACCTTGCTGACCTGGCCCGCCGGCAAACTGATTCATCGTTTCGATACGCGCTTCGCAGCAGAATACGCGGCTATGTTCTGA
- a CDS encoding efflux RND transporter permease subunit has translation MTHRLFNAYCRAVLAHPVFWLVLLVLICGIAGTQARNFKIDASADSMVLENDSALQYYRKIAKQYGGSDFLVITYSPKDKPLFEQSSLEHLQSLQQALKKVNRVSSVYSMLDVPLLFSPQVEFSDLANEYRTLTSEGVDLSLAEKEFTDKNPLYEDLLVSDDGNTTALLVSFERDQKYFDLLYKRNDLRDLEDNGALDEQGQQELAAASRAFSDYSSQIQQRTAGEIDQVRNIMDGYRNEANLFLGGVPMITTDLVRFIRSDLKVFGVGVLVFLILTLFLIFRRPRWVIVPLACCGVTVLTVTGWLGWVDWKVSVISSNYISLLLIITMSITIHLTVRFRELHEENPQASQKWLIRETAAHMMRPSIYMILTTMVGFSSLVISGIRPVIDFGWMMTLGLGISLIVCFLVFPALLAPLAAGTPRQGRDISRELTLAFAGFTERHRPLLLLLALGVIATSLWGISRLTVENRFIDYFQKDTEIYQGMLQIDRKLGGTTPLDIVIDAPKTTAAQNAALGQPATGWDGASVDDEISDPFASDSANEVDNTDPFADRDPFATDSADPFADSDPFATESGTDPFASTPEKTKPNPLKGAYWFTPARLGQLVDIQNYLESLPETGKVLSIATTYEVAEKLNGRPLSYVQLMLLASFIPEDLRSQLVKPYLSDDGNQVRISIRVIDSDKNLNRNELLAKIRSDLENNFGLQPEQVHLTGAMVLYNNMLQSLFDSQIKTLGYVFAAILFMLLLLFRSLPVALISMVPSLISASLVLGLMGWIGLPLDLMTITITAISIGIAVDDTIHYIHRFHEELPKDHDYVATMKRCHGSIGKAMYYTSLTIIAGFSILALSSFNPTVYFGLLTGLAMLVALLSNLTLLPALLITVKPKLKAG, from the coding sequence ATGACCCATCGATTGTTTAATGCCTATTGCCGGGCTGTACTGGCACACCCTGTTTTCTGGCTAGTGCTACTGGTGCTCATATGCGGCATTGCCGGAACCCAAGCCCGCAATTTCAAGATCGACGCGTCAGCGGATTCCATGGTGTTGGAAAATGACTCGGCACTGCAGTATTACCGCAAAATCGCCAAACAATATGGCGGCAGTGATTTCCTCGTCATTACCTATAGCCCTAAAGACAAACCGTTATTCGAGCAGAGCAGCTTGGAACACCTGCAATCCTTACAGCAGGCTCTCAAAAAGGTAAACCGCGTCAGTTCGGTCTACAGCATGTTGGATGTGCCCTTGCTGTTCAGCCCTCAGGTGGAATTCAGTGACCTAGCCAATGAATATCGCACCCTCACTAGCGAAGGCGTAGACCTATCGTTGGCTGAGAAAGAGTTCACCGATAAAAACCCGCTCTACGAAGACCTGCTGGTCAGCGATGACGGCAACACCACCGCCCTGCTGGTGAGCTTCGAACGGGATCAGAAATATTTCGACCTGCTTTACAAGCGCAACGATCTGCGTGACCTGGAAGACAACGGCGCACTGGATGAACAAGGCCAGCAAGAGCTAGCAGCTGCCAGCCGTGCCTTCAGCGACTACAGCAGCCAGATTCAGCAACGCACTGCCGGTGAAATCGACCAGGTACGCAACATCATGGATGGCTACCGGAACGAGGCCAACCTGTTCCTCGGTGGCGTCCCCATGATTACCACCGACTTAGTGCGCTTTATTCGTTCAGATTTAAAAGTGTTCGGCGTTGGTGTACTGGTCTTCCTCATCCTTACCCTCTTCCTGATCTTCCGCCGCCCCCGTTGGGTGATCGTGCCGCTGGCCTGCTGTGGCGTCACCGTACTGACCGTTACTGGCTGGCTGGGCTGGGTGGACTGGAAAGTGTCCGTCATCAGTAGCAACTATATTTCCTTGCTGCTGATCATCACCATGTCCATCACCATTCACCTCACCGTGCGCTTTCGTGAGCTGCACGAAGAAAATCCGCAGGCTAGCCAAAAATGGCTGATTCGCGAAACCGCCGCTCACATGATGCGCCCCAGCATTTATATGATCTTAACCACCATGGTGGGCTTCTCCTCACTGGTGATCAGCGGCATTCGCCCGGTGATTGACTTCGGCTGGATGATGACCCTGGGGCTGGGCATATCGCTAATCGTCTGCTTTCTTGTATTCCCAGCTCTGCTGGCACCGCTGGCAGCCGGCACCCCTCGACAAGGCCGTGACATCAGCCGCGAGCTAACCCTAGCCTTTGCCGGCTTTACCGAACGCCACCGCCCGCTGTTGCTATTGCTTGCCTTGGGTGTAATCGCCACTTCCCTGTGGGGAATAAGCCGCCTCACCGTGGAAAACCGGTTTATTGATTACTTCCAGAAAGACACGGAAATTTACCAGGGCATGCTGCAGATTGATCGCAAGCTAGGCGGCACCACTCCGCTGGATATCGTTATCGATGCGCCCAAAACCACAGCGGCGCAGAACGCCGCACTGGGGCAACCCGCCACCGGTTGGGATGGCGCCAGCGTAGACGACGAGATCAGCGACCCGTTTGCATCTGATAGCGCTAACGAGGTGGATAACACAGACCCCTTCGCAGACAGAGACCCGTTCGCCACAGACAGTGCCGATCCGTTTGCCGACAGCGATCCTTTTGCCACCGAATCCGGCACAGACCCCTTCGCCTCTACACCAGAGAAAACCAAACCTAACCCGCTCAAAGGAGCCTACTGGTTTACCCCTGCCCGGCTGGGTCAGCTAGTAGATATTCAGAATTATCTAGAGTCTCTACCAGAAACCGGCAAAGTGCTCTCCATTGCTACTACCTACGAGGTAGCAGAAAAACTCAATGGACGCCCACTCAGCTATGTGCAGCTAATGCTGCTAGCCAGTTTTATTCCGGAGGACTTACGCAGCCAGCTAGTTAAACCCTACCTGTCCGACGACGGTAACCAGGTACGCATTAGCATACGGGTGATCGATTCCGACAAGAATCTGAACCGCAACGAATTGTTGGCGAAAATCCGCTCCGATCTGGAAAACAACTTCGGCTTGCAGCCGGAACAGGTACACCTCACAGGCGCCATGGTGCTCTACAACAATATGCTGCAAAGCCTGTTCGACTCACAGATTAAAACGTTGGGTTACGTTTTTGCGGCTATCCTGTTCATGCTATTACTCCTGTTCCGCAGCCTCCCCGTGGCTCTGATCAGCATGGTTCCCAGCCTGATCTCCGCCTCCCTGGTGCTAGGTTTGATGGGCTGGATCGGCCTGCCGCTGGATTTAATGACCATTACCATTACCGCCATCTCCATTGGCATCGCCGTGGATGACACCATTCACTACATTCATCGCTTCCATGAAGAGCTGCCAAAAGACCACGACTACGTGGCCACCATGAAGCGCTGTCATGGCTCCATTGGCAAAGCCATGTACTACACTTCGCTTACCATCATTGCCGGCTTCTCCATCCTGGCCCTATCCAGCTTCAACCCCACCGTTTACTTCGGCCTGCTCACCGGCCTGGCGATGCTGGTCGCCCTGCTTAGCAACCTGACCCTGCTACCCGCTTTGCTGATTACAGTAAAACCGAAACTGAAAGCTGGCTAA
- a CDS encoding haloacid dehalogenase type II produces MADTTPQGATVGGEPPKPKVIIFDVNETLLDLESMRSSVGDALGGNEELLPLWFSTMLHNSLVTTVTGQYHDFGQIGVASLLMVAENNDIALSEEKAEDAIVSTILSLPPHPDVKPGLTALNEQGFKIVSLTNSSNNGVKTQFENAGLTDFFDARYSIEDIKVYKPDLRAYEWVLEQLGVKPEEALMVAAHGWDVAGAKEAGLQTAFVDRPGKALYPLAKKPDYVIKDLSELADIMNAK; encoded by the coding sequence ATGGCTGACACGACCCCGCAAGGCGCTACGGTAGGCGGTGAACCGCCTAAGCCCAAGGTCATCATTTTTGATGTGAACGAAACCCTACTGGATTTGGAGTCCATGCGGTCTTCGGTGGGTGACGCGCTGGGTGGCAATGAAGAGCTGTTGCCGTTGTGGTTTTCGACCATGTTGCACAACTCCCTGGTTACCACGGTAACCGGGCAATACCACGACTTTGGCCAGATCGGCGTTGCCTCGCTGCTGATGGTGGCAGAGAACAACGATATTGCCTTGAGTGAAGAAAAGGCGGAGGACGCCATTGTGTCCACCATTCTCAGCCTGCCGCCGCATCCTGATGTGAAGCCGGGGCTGACGGCATTGAACGAGCAAGGCTTCAAGATCGTTAGCCTCACCAACTCGTCTAACAACGGGGTGAAGACTCAGTTTGAGAATGCGGGGCTGACGGACTTCTTTGATGCCCGCTATAGCATCGAGGACATCAAGGTGTACAAGCCGGACTTGCGCGCTTATGAGTGGGTACTTGAACAGTTGGGTGTGAAGCCAGAAGAAGCCTTGATGGTGGCGGCCCATGGCTGGGACGTGGCTGGCGCAAAAGAGGCAGGCTTGCAAACGGCTTTTGTGGATCGGCCGGGTAAAGCGCTGTATCCATTAGCCAAGAAGCCGGATTACGTGATCAAGGATCTTAGTGAGTTGGCCGATATTATGAATGCCAAATAA